A section of the Bryobacteraceae bacterium genome encodes:
- a CDS encoding asparagine synthetase B has translation MCGIAGYTKLDHPAEPGRIRDILGLIRHRGPDGLGFHESEVAALGNTRLSIIDLEHGDQPMFSPDGNTVIVHNGEIYNYRELRRELEERGHVFRTSSDTEVALRAFLEWDTRCFERLRGMFAIALWDERRRRLVLARDRMGIKPLYIFHHGRDLYFGSEVKTILHHPEVVRRLDRNGLSYYLALNWTPAPYTLVEGVEKLMPGELLEWENGSIRREFYWQLRLQPDPKLTLEDAKEELDRLLRLSLREHLIADVPLGVWASGGLDSSTVLHYAAQEAAGLHTFSISFRGYSHDESEYFRMVARHYGTDHTEFDLNPEENLAETIDQISYYSDEPSADAGALPVWYLSRMTRQHVKVALSGEGGDELFGGYLTYRADALAARARRFPAWMRRAALACARLLPVSDEKISFEYKLKRFLEGTLLDANDAHFYWNGSLDEETRRALYDAARYPRPGELMHKLPTEAFLGGELNRFLWVDQKYYLPDDILYKCDRMSMAHSLEVRPPFLDHRIVEFAARLPEDFKVRGPVLKFVLRELMRGKLPPAVLERPKEGFDIPAHRWFRGPLRPLAEEVLSADNVRRTGLFHAEAVERILRDHLRRRANYGYQLWGLLTLLLWMRRWNVHA, from the coding sequence GTGTGCGGGATTGCGGGTTACACGAAGCTCGACCATCCGGCCGAGCCGGGGCGGATCCGGGACATTCTCGGCCTGATCCGTCACCGGGGGCCGGACGGGCTGGGCTTTCATGAGTCCGAGGTGGCGGCGCTTGGCAACACGCGGCTGTCGATCATTGACCTCGAACACGGCGATCAGCCAATGTTCAGCCCGGACGGCAACACCGTCATCGTTCACAACGGCGAGATCTACAACTACCGCGAGCTGCGCCGCGAGCTGGAAGAACGCGGGCATGTTTTCCGCACGTCGTCCGACACCGAGGTGGCGCTGCGCGCCTTTCTGGAATGGGACACGCGCTGCTTTGAACGGCTGCGGGGGATGTTCGCCATCGCGCTGTGGGACGAGCGGCGCAGGCGGCTGGTGCTCGCGCGGGACCGGATGGGGATCAAGCCGCTCTATATTTTTCACCACGGGCGCGATCTCTACTTCGGGTCGGAAGTCAAGACCATCCTGCACCACCCGGAAGTCGTCCGGCGCCTGGACCGCAACGGGCTGAGCTACTATCTTGCGCTCAACTGGACGCCGGCGCCTTACACGCTGGTGGAGGGCGTGGAGAAGCTGATGCCCGGCGAGCTGCTCGAATGGGAAAATGGATCCATCCGCCGGGAATTCTACTGGCAGCTCCGTCTCCAGCCGGACCCGAAGCTGACGCTGGAGGACGCGAAAGAAGAGCTCGACCGGCTGCTGCGGCTCTCGCTGCGGGAACACCTGATCGCCGATGTGCCCCTGGGCGTGTGGGCCAGCGGCGGGCTGGACTCCTCCACGGTGCTGCATTATGCGGCGCAGGAGGCGGCGGGACTGCACACCTTTTCCATCTCTTTCCGCGGATATTCGCACGATGAGAGCGAATATTTCCGCATGGTGGCGCGCCATTATGGGACCGATCACACGGAATTCGATCTGAATCCGGAGGAAAATCTCGCCGAAACGATCGATCAGATCAGCTATTATTCAGACGAGCCCTCGGCCGACGCCGGCGCGCTGCCGGTGTGGTACCTGTCGCGGATGACACGGCAGCATGTCAAGGTGGCGCTTTCCGGCGAAGGCGGCGACGAGCTCTTCGGCGGCTATCTCACCTACCGGGCCGATGCGCTGGCGGCCCGCGCGCGGCGCTTTCCCGCCTGGATGCGCCGTGCGGCGCTGGCCTGCGCGAGGCTGCTGCCCGTGTCCGACGAGAAGATCAGCTTTGAATACAAGCTGAAGCGGTTTCTGGAAGGCACGCTGCTCGATGCAAATGACGCGCACTTTTACTGGAATGGGTCTCTTGACGAAGAGACCCGGCGGGCGCTGTATGATGCGGCGCGGTATCCGCGTCCCGGCGAGCTGATGCACAAGCTGCCCACGGAGGCCTTCCTGGGCGGAGAACTGAACCGGTTCCTGTGGGTGGATCAGAAATATTACCTGCCGGATGACATTCTCTACAAGTGCGACCGCATGTCCATGGCGCATTCGCTGGAGGTGCGGCCGCCATTTCTGGACCACCGGATTGTGGAGTTTGCCGCGCGCCTGCCGGAGGATTTCAAGGTGCGCGGTCCGGTGCTGAAGTTCGTGCTGCGGGAGCTGATGCGCGGCAAGCTGCCGCCGGCGGTGCTCGAGCGGCCGAAGGAGGGTTTCGACATTCCGGCGCACCGCTGGTTCCGCGGCCCGCTGCGGCCGCTGGCCGAGGAGGTGCTGTCGGCCGACAATGTGCGGCGCACGGGCCTCTTTCATGCAGAAGCCGTTGAACGGATCCTGCGGGACCACCTCCGGCGCCGGGCCAACTACGGCTATCAGCTCTGGGGACTGCTGACGCTGCTGCTCTGGATGAGACGATGGAACGTCCACGCCTGA
- a CDS encoding glycosyl transferase family 1 has protein sequence MRIAIDCTPLLLRSAGVKTALYHWVRALQEAAPDEIVLYPPMRPGPLRHEESVSGRWTTWVGMLMAVANQRARIPFPEWLVGSADVFHCTNQVRTPPQRMPVTATIHDLTTWKIPELHSTANVRADREFAARVIGRAAGLIAVSERTRQDAIEVLGIPPERIRTIYNGVAEAYFEAPEPPPRLKPYVLFVGTIEPRKNVDRLLDAWQRLPAGVRREYELLLAGGAGWHCEATVHRLRSAGEGIRWMGYFPEPQLPELIRGATMVVYPSLYEGFGLPVAQAMACGVACVTSNVSALPEIAGDTAVLVNPESVEEIRGAILRLIESPDERRRLGAAARARAERLFRWERAARESIEFFRDVTGKRPA, from the coding sequence GTGAGAATCGCCATTGACTGCACGCCCCTGCTGCTGCGGAGCGCCGGAGTGAAGACGGCGCTCTATCACTGGGTGCGCGCGCTTCAGGAGGCGGCGCCGGACGAGATTGTTCTTTACCCGCCGATGCGGCCTGGGCCGCTCAGGCATGAAGAGAGCGTGTCGGGGCGATGGACCACGTGGGTGGGAATGCTGATGGCGGTAGCCAACCAGCGCGCCCGCATTCCGTTTCCGGAATGGCTTGTGGGAAGCGCCGACGTCTTCCACTGCACGAATCAGGTGCGCACGCCTCCGCAACGGATGCCGGTGACGGCAACCATCCACGATCTGACCACCTGGAAGATCCCGGAGTTGCACTCGACAGCCAACGTGCGCGCGGACCGCGAGTTCGCCGCGCGCGTGATCGGGCGGGCGGCGGGCCTGATCGCGGTGAGCGAGCGCACGCGTCAGGACGCAATCGAGGTGCTGGGCATCCCGCCGGAGCGGATCCGCACAATTTACAACGGCGTGGCTGAGGCGTATTTCGAGGCGCCGGAACCGCCGCCGCGGCTGAAGCCCTATGTGCTGTTTGTGGGCACGATTGAGCCGCGAAAGAACGTGGACCGCTTGCTGGACGCCTGGCAACGGCTGCCGGCGGGCGTCCGCCGTGAATACGAACTGCTGCTGGCCGGGGGCGCGGGCTGGCATTGCGAGGCGACGGTGCACCGTCTGCGGAGCGCGGGCGAGGGCATCCGGTGGATGGGCTACTTCCCGGAGCCGCAGCTCCCGGAGCTGATCCGCGGCGCGACGATGGTGGTTTATCCTTCGCTGTACGAGGGGTTCGGGCTGCCAGTGGCGCAGGCGATGGCGTGCGGCGTTGCTTGTGTCACCTCAAACGTAAGCGCGCTGCCGGAGATTGCCGGAGACACGGCGGTGCTGGTGAATCCCGAATCCGTGGAAGAGATCCGCGGCGCGATCCTGCGCCTGATCGAGAGTCCGGACGAGCGGCGGCGGCTGGGGGCCGCGGCGCGGGCGCGGGCGGAGAGGCTGTTCCGGTGGGAGCGCGCGGCGCGCGAGTCGATTGAGTTTTTCCGGGACGTTACGGGGAAGCGGCCGGCCTGA
- a CDS encoding oxidoreductase, protein MIRRRTLGRTGFEVSEIGFGAWGLGGNQWRGHSEEEARAALRRALELGVNFIDTALAYNEGHSERIIGETLRETGAQARVATKVPPKNRIWPAQPGIGIEEVFPYDYVIRCTETSLKNLGVETLDLQQFHVWNPEWLDRDEWRRAIEDTKKAGKVRFWGISINDHQPDSALEAIRTGLIDTVQVIYNIFDQTPEQRLFPLCQERNIGVLARCPLDEGALTGTITPETEFDPGEFRAFYFRGDRKRQVYERVQALVADLRAAGLDRPLAETALRFCLSHPAVSTVIPGMRRVRNVEMNAGVSELGPLPEPILEVLRRHVWNKNFYS, encoded by the coding sequence GTGATCAGGAGACGTACGCTCGGCAGAACAGGTTTTGAAGTTTCCGAAATCGGCTTCGGCGCCTGGGGCCTTGGCGGCAACCAGTGGCGCGGCCATTCCGAAGAAGAGGCGCGGGCCGCGCTGCGACGGGCGCTGGAGCTCGGCGTGAACTTCATCGACACGGCGCTGGCTTACAACGAAGGGCACAGCGAGCGCATCATCGGCGAGACGCTGCGCGAGACCGGGGCGCAGGCCCGGGTGGCGACCAAGGTCCCGCCGAAGAACCGCATCTGGCCGGCGCAGCCGGGCATCGGGATTGAAGAAGTCTTCCCATATGACTACGTCATCCGCTGCACGGAGACGTCGCTGAAGAATCTCGGCGTGGAGACGCTGGACCTCCAGCAGTTCCATGTGTGGAACCCGGAGTGGCTGGATCGCGACGAATGGCGCCGCGCAATCGAAGACACGAAGAAGGCGGGCAAAGTGCGCTTCTGGGGCATTTCGATCAACGACCATCAGCCCGACTCGGCGCTGGAGGCGATTCGCACCGGGCTGATTGACACCGTGCAGGTGATTTACAACATCTTCGATCAGACGCCCGAGCAGCGCCTGTTCCCGCTGTGCCAGGAGCGCAACATCGGCGTGCTGGCGCGGTGCCCGCTGGACGAAGGCGCGCTGACGGGAACGATCACGCCGGAGACGGAGTTCGACCCCGGAGAGTTCCGCGCCTTCTACTTCCGCGGGGACCGCAAGCGGCAGGTATATGAGCGCGTGCAGGCGCTGGTGGCCGACCTGCGGGCCGCGGGCCTGGACCGCCCGCTGGCCGAAACGGCGCTGCGCTTCTGCCTCTCCCATCCGGCTGTTTCCACCGTGATCCCCGGGATGCGCCGCGTGCGCAACGTGGAGATGAACGCCGGCGTCTCCGAACTGGGGCCGCTGCCCGAGCCCATTCTGGAGGTGTTGCGGCGCCATGTGTGGAACAAGAACTTTTATTCTTAG
- a CDS encoding transcriptional regulator: MADVDRLAGMMAAMGAPQRLRIMRLLLASHPQGMPAGEIQEELEIPASTLSHHLEKLRHAGVVRVRREGTYLWYSAETEALRELLTFLYAECCTRSAAVEPAAVVGACGPKSERSRR; the protein is encoded by the coding sequence GTGGCCGACGTCGACCGCCTGGCCGGAATGATGGCGGCGATGGGGGCGCCGCAGCGGCTGCGGATCATGCGCCTGCTGCTGGCGTCGCATCCGCAGGGGATGCCCGCGGGCGAGATTCAGGAAGAGCTGGAGATTCCCGCCTCGACGCTGTCGCACCATCTCGAGAAGCTGCGCCATGCCGGGGTGGTGCGGGTGCGGCGGGAAGGGACGTACCTGTGGTACTCGGCCGAGACGGAAGCGCTGAGAGAGCTGCTTACGTTTCTGTATGCCGAGTGCTGCACGCGGAGTGCGGCAGTGGAGCCGGCGGCAGTGGTGGGAGCGTGTGGTCCGAAGTCGGAAAGGAGCAGGCGATAA
- a CDS encoding arsenite S-adenosylmethyltransferase has product MEDRPIQEAVKRRYAQAALQVLGGEAASCCASGSGCGPDPITDGLYGEAETAVLPETAVAASLGCGNPTAMAELRPGETVLDLGSGGGIDVLLSARRVGPGGKAYGLDMTDEMLALARENQRRAGVENAEFLKGEIENIPLPAASVDVVISNCVINLSADKDRVFREIFRVLKPGGRLAVADVVVRGDVPERIRRSIELWAGCIAGALEESEYRRRLEAAGFTDVSIEPYRVYDVEDARQFLAEAGIDVEEAAAAAAGRFLSAYIRARKP; this is encoded by the coding sequence ATGGAAGACAGACCAATTCAGGAGGCCGTGAAGCGGCGGTATGCCCAGGCGGCGTTGCAGGTGCTGGGCGGAGAAGCCGCGTCGTGCTGCGCGTCGGGGTCGGGCTGTGGCCCGGACCCGATCACGGACGGCCTGTATGGAGAGGCGGAGACCGCGGTGCTGCCGGAGACGGCCGTGGCTGCGTCGCTCGGTTGCGGCAATCCGACGGCGATGGCGGAGCTCCGGCCGGGCGAGACCGTGCTGGATCTGGGCAGCGGCGGCGGCATCGACGTGCTGCTTTCTGCGCGCCGCGTTGGGCCCGGGGGCAAGGCCTACGGGCTCGACATGACCGATGAGATGCTCGCGTTGGCGCGGGAAAACCAGCGCCGGGCGGGGGTCGAGAACGCGGAGTTTCTCAAGGGCGAGATCGAAAACATTCCGCTGCCGGCGGCCTCGGTGGACGTGGTGATTTCCAACTGCGTCATCAACCTTTCCGCAGACAAGGACCGCGTGTTCCGGGAAATCTTCCGGGTGCTGAAACCGGGCGGGCGGCTGGCCGTGGCGGACGTGGTGGTCCGCGGCGACGTGCCGGAGCGGATCCGGCGCAGCATCGAACTGTGGGCCGGCTGCATTGCGGGGGCGCTGGAAGAGAGCGAATACCGGCGCAGACTGGAAGCGGCCGGATTCACGGATGTCTCCATCGAGCCCTACCGCGTTTATGATGTTGAGGACGCGCGGCAGTTTCTGGCGGAAGCGGGCATCGATGTGGAAGAGGCCGCCGCTGCCGCCGCCGGCCGGTTCCTGAGCGCGTACATCCGGGCGAGGAAGCCGTGA
- a CDS encoding protein-tyrosine-phosphatase translates to MKEKILVLCTGNSARSQMAEGLLREALGHRFEIHSAGSKPSRVRPEAIAAMREIGIDISGHRSKHLDEYLGTEFRYVITVCDNAAETCPVFPGVAERIHWSFEDPAAVEGDEETRLASFRRIRDEIAERVRAFAASLDGGAA, encoded by the coding sequence GTGAAGGAAAAGATCCTGGTTCTCTGCACCGGCAATTCGGCGCGCAGCCAGATGGCCGAGGGGCTGCTGCGGGAGGCGCTGGGGCATCGATTTGAGATCCACAGCGCGGGCTCGAAGCCGAGTCGCGTCCGGCCCGAAGCGATCGCGGCGATGCGCGAGATCGGCATCGACATCAGCGGGCATCGCTCCAAGCATCTGGACGAGTATCTCGGAACGGAGTTCCGGTATGTGATCACCGTGTGCGACAACGCGGCCGAGACGTGCCCGGTGTTTCCGGGCGTCGCCGAAAGGATCCACTGGAGCTTCGAGGACCCGGCGGCCGTGGAAGGGGACGAAGAGACGCGGCTGGCGTCGTTCCGGCGCATTCGGGACGAGATTGCGGAGCGCGTGCGCGCCTTCGCCGCGTCGCTTGACGGAGGGGCCGCATAG
- a CDS encoding dehydrogenase encodes MRNEGPSRRHVFFGALLAGTVPAGGYGSAPSLKAVGYKSPNEKLNIAAIGAGGKGYSDIMNCAATENIVAMADPDDRRAERTYRQFPQVPKYKDFRRMFDREEKNIDAVLVSCPDHMHGTAAMWAIVRGKHVYCQKPLTRTVWEAQELLKAAQKYRVATQMGNQGYSNEGARQACEIVWAGDIGDVREVHAWTDRPGKYWPQDPSVEPREAPVPEWLDWDAWLGGSLPRPYSPAYCPHHWRGFPDFGCGAIGDMACHILGTPNMALRLSEAWPTSVECVLKEGVGKYTFPHRTIIRFEFPARGNMPPLTLTWYDSCRQVPKIEGVPEGELLGDPDINGSLFVGEKGMLTTGCYGENTRLVPAARMRDYRLPPPLLTRSPGHYRDWIRACKGGEPACSNFNVAAPFVSWMLLGVIAMRFEGKLLWDAQRMEFSNNREANQYLKPVFRKGWRFVG; translated from the coding sequence ATGCGAAACGAAGGACCTTCGCGCCGCCACGTCTTCTTTGGCGCGCTGCTGGCGGGCACCGTGCCCGCCGGCGGCTACGGCAGCGCGCCGTCGCTGAAAGCGGTCGGCTACAAGAGTCCCAACGAGAAACTGAACATCGCCGCCATTGGGGCGGGCGGAAAAGGTTATTCCGACATCATGAACTGCGCCGCCACGGAGAACATCGTGGCGATGGCGGACCCGGACGACCGGCGCGCCGAACGCACCTACCGGCAGTTTCCGCAGGTCCCGAAGTACAAAGACTTCCGCCGGATGTTCGACCGCGAGGAGAAGAACATCGATGCGGTGCTCGTCTCCTGTCCCGACCACATGCACGGAACGGCGGCGATGTGGGCGATCGTGCGGGGCAAACACGTTTACTGCCAGAAGCCACTCACGCGCACGGTCTGGGAGGCGCAGGAGCTGCTGAAGGCGGCGCAGAAATATCGCGTGGCCACGCAGATGGGCAACCAGGGCTATTCGAACGAAGGCGCGCGCCAGGCATGCGAGATCGTCTGGGCGGGCGACATCGGCGACGTACGCGAGGTGCATGCGTGGACGGACCGGCCGGGCAAGTACTGGCCGCAGGACCCGAGCGTGGAGCCCAGGGAGGCGCCGGTGCCGGAATGGCTGGATTGGGACGCGTGGCTGGGTGGGTCGCTGCCGCGCCCTTACAGCCCGGCCTATTGCCCGCACCATTGGCGGGGCTTCCCGGACTTCGGCTGCGGGGCCATCGGCGACATGGCATGCCACATTCTGGGCACGCCGAACATGGCGCTGCGGCTGAGCGAAGCCTGGCCGACGAGCGTCGAGTGTGTCCTCAAGGAGGGCGTGGGGAAGTACACGTTTCCGCACCGCACGATCATCCGCTTCGAATTTCCGGCGCGGGGCAACATGCCGCCGCTGACGCTCACCTGGTATGACAGTTGCAGGCAGGTGCCGAAAATTGAAGGAGTGCCGGAGGGCGAGCTGCTGGGCGACCCGGACATCAACGGCAGCCTGTTTGTGGGCGAGAAGGGCATGCTGACCACCGGCTGCTACGGCGAGAACACGCGGCTGGTGCCGGCGGCGCGGATGAGGGACTACCGGCTGCCGCCGCCGCTGCTGACGCGCTCGCCGGGGCATTACCGCGACTGGATCCGCGCCTGCAAGGGCGGCGAGCCGGCCTGTTCGAACTTCAACGTGGCGGCGCCGTTTGTCTCCTGGATGCTACTGGGCGTCATCGCCATGCGCTTCGAGGGCAAGCTGCTGTGGGACGCGCAGCGGATGGAGTTTTCCAACAACCGGGAGGCGAACCAGTATCTGAAGCCGGTTTTCCGTAAGGGCTGGCGCTTTGTGGGGTGA
- a CDS encoding oxidoreductase produces the protein MSQISRRDLLAATAAVAIPGARAATDGKLRAGLVGCGGRGTQAVTDLLVGNENVELVAMADVFEDKLESSLRSLREGRGLKRYEGITVPRGGQTKTMTMQDLMKDVPPRIQVPPENHFVGFDAYRKVIDSGVDIVMLCTPPGYRPIHFEAAVQAGKHIFTEKPVATDPVGCRRFMAAAKLAEEKKLTVVSGAQRHAQREYIETVDRIRNGAIGEIRALYSHYFSGPVFHVQKRDPNWSDFEWQHRNWYSFVWICGDQIVEQHFHNIDFINWVMGTHPVKVIATGGISWRKGDELYGNIYDHMASDFEYPGGIRYSSHCRQYPQGCTRDVSDLIVGTKGVSNGVDLASGKGINPYVQEHIHLISSIRGTGPYRNEAMMVAESTMTAIMGRESAYSGIAITWDMIMNSQLDLMPKAFDYKLQLAPPPLPEPGKYKFI, from the coding sequence ATGTCTCAGATCTCGCGACGCGACCTTCTCGCCGCCACGGCGGCCGTCGCTATTCCCGGCGCCCGCGCCGCCACCGATGGGAAACTCCGCGCCGGCCTGGTCGGCTGCGGCGGACGCGGCACCCAGGCCGTGACCGACCTGCTCGTCGGCAATGAAAACGTCGAGCTCGTCGCCATGGCTGACGTCTTCGAGGACAAACTCGAAAGCTCGCTGAGGAGCCTGCGCGAGGGCCGCGGCCTGAAACGGTACGAAGGCATCACCGTTCCGCGCGGCGGCCAGACGAAAACGATGACGATGCAAGACCTGATGAAGGACGTCCCTCCGCGCATCCAGGTCCCGCCCGAAAATCACTTCGTCGGCTTCGACGCTTACCGCAAGGTCATCGATTCGGGCGTCGACATCGTCATGCTCTGCACGCCCCCAGGCTACCGCCCCATCCACTTCGAGGCCGCCGTGCAGGCCGGCAAACACATCTTCACGGAAAAGCCGGTGGCCACCGACCCCGTCGGCTGCCGCCGCTTCATGGCCGCAGCAAAGCTGGCTGAAGAGAAGAAACTCACCGTCGTCAGCGGCGCCCAGCGCCACGCGCAGCGCGAATACATCGAAACCGTGGACCGGATCAGGAACGGCGCCATCGGTGAAATCCGCGCCCTTTATTCTCACTACTTCTCCGGCCCTGTTTTTCATGTGCAAAAGCGCGACCCGAACTGGTCCGACTTCGAATGGCAGCACCGCAACTGGTACAGCTTTGTCTGGATCTGCGGCGACCAGATCGTCGAGCAGCACTTCCACAACATCGACTTCATCAACTGGGTGATGGGGACGCACCCGGTGAAGGTCATCGCCACCGGCGGCATCTCCTGGCGCAAGGGCGACGAGCTCTACGGCAACATCTACGACCACATGGCCTCGGACTTCGAGTACCCCGGCGGCATCCGCTACTCGTCCCACTGCCGCCAGTACCCGCAGGGTTGCACACGCGATGTCAGCGACCTGATCGTCGGCACGAAGGGCGTCAGCAACGGAGTTGACCTCGCCTCCGGCAAGGGCATCAACCCTTACGTCCAGGAGCACATCCACCTGATCAGCTCGATCCGCGGCACCGGCCCGTACCGCAACGAGGCAATGATGGTGGCCGAGTCCACCATGACCGCCATCATGGGTCGCGAGTCGGCCTACTCGGGCATCGCCATCACCTGGGACATGATCATGAACTCACAGCTCGACCTGATGCCCAAGGCGTTCGATTACAAGCTCCAGCTCGCTCCCCCGCCGCTGCCCGAGCCTGGCAAGTACAAATTCATCTGA